The segment GACAGAGCGTCTCGGACAGCAGGCGGTACAGACGTTTACGCGTCAGCCGCGCGCGCAGGAGTCTCAACGCGAGGCGAGTGCGACGACATCACCATAGCGATATTGGACGCCGGGCTTCTTGCCCGGCGTCGCCGTTTAACGGTGCTTCACTCCTGACTTATTGGTCAGGTGTTGCCTGCTCCGTGGGCAGGCCTGACAATTGCGACGTGTGAGCACCCATATTGTCATGTGGACGGGCGCCGGCCCTTGCCAGCGTGCGCTTCCCTATCCAAGTGTATCAGTGAGGTAATGACGGGATGTGCGGGATTGTAGGTTTGATGGCCAACGCCTCGGTAAATCAGGCGCTGTATGACGCGCTGACCGTATTGCAGCACCGTGGGCAAGATGCCGCGGGGATGATGACCTGGCACGAAGGGCGCTTCCTGCTGCGCAAGAGCAATGGTCTGGTGCGTGACGTTTTCCGCACCCGTCATATGCAGCGTCTCAAGGGCAACATGGGTATTGGCCATGTTCGCTATCCGACCGCCGGCTCGTCCAGTGAGGCGGAATCACAGCCGTTCTACGTCAATTCGCCTTATGGCATCACGTTGGCGCACAACGGTAACCTGACCAACTCTGATCAGCTCAAGCAGGAGCTGTTCTCCTCTGATTTGCGTCACATCAATACCAGCTCTGATTCCGAAGTGCTGCTCAATGTCTTTGCCCACGAGCTGGGCAAGCAGGGCATGCGTCTCGGGGCTGGTGATGTCTTTGATGCCGTGCGTCGTGTGCATCGCCGTTGTAAAGGCGGCTATGCGGCAGTCTCGATCATCAACGGCACGGGCCTCGTCGCCTTCCGTGACCCGCACGGTATTCGTCCGGCGTGTTTCGGCAAGCGTGAAGCGCCTGAGGGCGTCGAGTATATGATCGCCTCTGAATCCGTGGCCTTGGATGTGGCAGGTTTCGAGCTCATTCGCGACATTGCACCGGGTGAGGCCGTCTTCATCGATATGGAGCGTCAGCTACACACGCTGCAGTGCGCTGATGATGCCGTGCTCAAGCCTTGTATCTTCGAGCACGTCTATCTGGCACGCCCGGACTCCCTGCTTGACGGTGCCTATGTCTATGGCACCCGGATGCGCATGGGCGAGAAGCTGGCTGACAAGATCGTGCGTGAATGGCCGGAACAGGACATCGACGTCGTCATCCCGATTCCGGATACCTCACGTACGTCGGCACTCGAGCTGGCGCAGCATCTGGGGGTGACGTATCGCGAAGGCTTCATGAAGAATCGCTATATCGGGCGTACCTTCATCATGCCAGGTCAGACGTTGCGCAAGAAGTCAGTGCGCCAGAAGCTCAATGCTATCGATATTGAGTTCGCGGGCAAGAACGTGCTGCTGGTGGATGATTCCATCGTGCGCGGTACCACCTGCAACGAGATTATCCAGATGGCGCGTGAAGCGGGTGCCAAGAATGTCTACTTTGCCTCGGCTGCCCCTGCGGTTCGTTATCCGAATGTCTACGGCATCGACATGCCTGCGGCGGAAGAGTTGATCGCACACGATCGTACCGAAAAGGAAATCGCCGATCTCATCGGTGCTGATCGTCTGTTCTATCAGGACCTCGAAGACCTCAAGGATGCCTGCCGTGAAGTCAATCCGGTGCTCGACGAGTTCGATTGCTCCGTGTTTGATGGCATCTACGTGACTGGCGATATTGATGAGGCGTATCTGAGCGATCTGCGCGCCTCGCGTAATGATGGCGCCAAGCACGCTGGTGAGACTCACGCGGTAGTGGATCTGCACAACGATTCGGAAGATCTCGACTGACGTCCAGGCTTGTCGTTAGGCAACGCCGCGATCAGTGACCTGCAACGGGCTCCGGAGAAATCCGGGGCCCGTTGTGCGTTCAAAACCGGTAATATTGATGTCTCTCCCCCCTGAGAGGGGCTGGCACGGCAGTGCGTGAAAACGACAGCACCTGTGTCGCCGGCAGAATCTTACAGAATAGGTACTGGACACCATGCACGAAGACAATCTTTCCCGCGCCGATCTCTCCCGCGATGAGCTGGGTCTCGAGACACTTGCCATCCGCGCTGGCCACCTGCGTGGCGCCGAGCAGGAACACGGTGAGCCTATCTATACGACGTCCAGTTTCGTTTATGGCAGTGCTGCCGAAGCAGCGGCCAAGTTCGGTGGTGACGAGGCAGGTAATATCTACTCACGCTTCACTAACCCGACAGTGCGCTTCTTCGAAGAGCGTCTCGCCGCGATGGAAGGCGGTGAACGTTGCGTCGCAACCAGCTCTGGCATGGCCGCTATCATGTCCACGGTGCTGGCGTTGCTGGAGTCCGGAGATGAGATTGTCGCGTCACGCTCCATCTTCGGGTCCAGTGTCAGTCTGTTCACCAAGTATTTCGGCAAGCTGGGCATCACCACACACTTTGTCGAGCTGGGTGATCTCGATGCCTGGCGCGCGGCGATTACACCGGCCACCAAACTGCTGTTTGCCGAGACGCCGTCCAATCCGCTATCCGAGATTGGTGATATTGCGGCATTGGCCGAGATAGCACATGAGCACAATGCCTGGTTGGCCATCGATAATTGCTTCTGCACGCCGGCACTCCAGCGTCCGCTGACACTGGGGGCCGATATCGTCATTCACTCCGCGACCAAGTATCTGGATGGGCAGGGACGTACGTTGGGCGGCGCCGTCGTGGGGAGTCACGCGCTGATGGAAGAGGTGTTTGGTGTGGTGCGGACGTGCGGTCCGTGCCTTAGCCCCTTCAATGCCTGGGTGTTCCTCAAGGGGCTGGAGACACTCAACATCCGCATGCAGGCACATTGCGCACGTGCACTTGAGCTGGCGCACTGGCTGGAAGCGCATCCCGCGGTGGAGCGCGTGCACTACTCTGGCCTTGAGAGCCATCCACAGCATGAATTGGCCAAGGTGCAGCAGAAGGCATTTGGGGCCGTATTGGGTGTGGTCATCAAGGGTGGCCGTGAGGGTGCCTGGTCAGTAGTCGATGCCACGCGGATTCTGTCAATTACCGGTAATCTGGGAGATGTGAAAACCACCATCACGCATCCGGCCACCACGACCCACGGACGCCTTAGTGACGAACAGAAAGCGGCGGCGGGTATTGTAGAAGGAATGATCCGGATTGCCGTTGGTCTGGAAGATCTCGACGACATCAAACGTGACTTGGCACGTGGCCTCGACCGTCTGGCGGGCTGAAGCGAAAAGCCGCTCAGAGATAGAGCTCAGCGGTTAACGTAGCTGGCGGCCAGTGTCTCGATGAATTGATGGTGGCTTGTGTCATGCAACGAGGCGATTCATCCGAAGAGGCGACTGTTCTTTGATACACGAACGCTTGGTCAAGTCGGGCGTTTGTGTCTTTAGCAAAGGGTAACGGTTAGCCCCTCGAGGTCTTGGCGTCACGCTCGCCACTGGTTAAGCTCTCGCGTAATGAAATCATGATGACGCCGTGGCAGATCGACGAAGATCTCCGTGGCACTACCGACAGGCGTAGATAGCAAGAGGCGGGAGCTTGAATGTGGCGTAATTCTCGACGTGGCTGGGGCTGGCCGGTCATCGCAATGCACTGGCTGTCGGCGCTGGCCATCTTCGGGCTGTTTGCTCTCGGCTGGTGGATGACATCCTTGGGCTATTACGATACCTGGTACAAACTCGGCCCCTGGTGGCACAAGTCTGTGGGTATCAGCTTGTTTGCATTAACGGTATTGCGGTTGGTCTGGCGGCACCTGCAGATAACGCCACAGGCACATGGTAATCGTACTGAGCAGCGCGCTGCCTTCGTGGGTCACGTATTGCTCTATGTATTGTTACTGGTGGTTATGGCGTCCGGCTATCTGATTTCCACGGCGGATGGCCGCGGGATTAGCGTGTTTGACCTCTTTGAGGTACCAGCTCTTGTCACCGGACTCAAAGACCAGGCAACGCTCGCCGGTGATGTCCATTGGTACGCCTCCTGTGGCTTGGTCATTTTGTCGCTGGGACATGCCGCTGCAGCCTTCAAGCACCATCTGCTGGATGGACAGGATACGTTGCGGCGTATGATTCGGCCGTTGCGATGATGAAAGAGGGCGTCAATATCATTGGGCGCCAGATGTGACGAATCCACTCAAGGAGCATCAACATGAACAAGACATCCTTCCTCGGCCAGTCACTCATTGCAGGTGTCATGGCAGCTTCCCTGCCGCTGGTAGCTGGGCAGGCTCAGGCCTCGGAGTACGCGCTGGATACCGAAGGGCAGCATGCTTTCATTCAGTTCAAGGTCAGTCATCTGGGCTATTCTTACATCCTGGGTGAGTTCAAGGATTTCAGCGGTCACTTCAACTACGACGAAGGCAAGCCGGAAGCCTCCAGTGTCAATGTGGAAGTTGATGTCGATAGTCTGGACAGCGCGCATGCCGAGCGTGACAAGCACCTAAAATCTGCTGACTTCCTGGATGTCTCTCAGTATCCGACCGCGACCTTCTCCTCGACTGGCTTTGAGACGACTGGCGATGGTGCAGGTAAGCTGACGGGTGATCTGACGTTACACGGCAAAACTCAACCGGTCACCATCGACGTAGATCACATCGGTGGCGGTGAAGATCCCTGGGGCGGCTATCGTCAAGGCTTCGAGGGCACCACGACATTGAAGCTTGCCGACTATGGCATTGATACGTCCAAGCTAGGCCCGACGGCGGCCACCGTCGACATGTATATGGTATTTGAAGGGATTCGTCAGTAAGCGTCTGGCACAAGATGCGGTCATACTGGTGAGTATTTCTGCCCCTTGAAAACACAAACGCCCCTGCCAAGCTGGCAGGGGCGTTTGTGTTTGGCGATGTCAGTGCATTGGTGGCGGTGACTGGATCAGCCGCGCAATGCCAGATAGCTACCTGCCCCGATCATCAAAGAGCCTGCCCCGCGATTGAGGCGGCGCACTGCTTGTGGAGAGCGTAGGTAGCGACGAATACGCCTCGCTATATAGCCGATAGGCAGCACGCCTACCAACAAGGCACTCAGATTGAGGGCAGCGGCAATCACGATATCACTGCCGTTGAGCTGCGTGATGTCCATGAAGGTCGGCAAGAAGGCTATATAGAATAAAATGACCTTGGGGTTAGAGGCTGAGATCAGAAAGCCCTGAATGAAGCCTCGCCACCAGTCACCGCGCACGCTCGGCACCTGAGTCTCATCGAGTACCGGCGGGCTGGTCCATAGCGTGTAGCCCAGATAGCACAGGTAGGCTGCCCCCAGAATACGAATGACAGTGAAGAGTTCACCCCAGTGGGTCGCCAGTGCTGAAAGTCCGAAGACGGCGGCCAGCATGTAGCAGACATCACTGAGGCTCATGCCTACCGCCATGGGGACACAGGCATTACCGCCCTGGCTAATGCCGCGCGCCAGTAATGCAAGAATGCCGGGGCCTGGAGTGATGCCAAAGATGAAGATGGCAATGAAGAAGGTTAGCCCGGTTTCAAAGGTCATGATGACGTCCTGATGAGAGGAGGGCGGGCTGGATATCAGCTTGGTTGTCGGCCATCGAGTATCCTCTCTCGGGTGCCAGTGCAGCAACAGCATGTTGTCGCTGATTGCGCTTGTTGGCTCCCTTTACTATAGCCACCAGACTCCGCTCCCTTTTTTATGGGCACTGCTACGATCTGTGCAGAAAAAGGTGCAAAGGAGGTGATATGACGATGAATACAGTGCTCCCAGTGATGGACCTCGATACCTTCCATTGTGAAAGCCAGGCTGCTATGGATGCAGTGACCAGCTCTCCATCACTGTGCTATCACTACGTTATCGCCACATTGATTTGACACGGTTCTACGCAAATGAAGCGGCGGTAAGGTGTGCTACCCGTGGGAATGATGTGCCGCATGAGGAGATACGCCTTTTTACGGTTGCTCATGTTGATGAAGTATTGGACTTGCCTGGTGGCGAGCACATCGTGATCAATCAGGTTGAGGTACATTGCTTTCCCGGAGAGTCGAAAGCTGGCGGGATACTGCGCTGGCCAAGGGGGGCGGTGATGGAATCCATGCCTTGGCAGTAGGCAATGTGATGCAGGGTGAGGCGGTGAAAGATATCGCAGTCCGTCACGAAGTCAGCGCCGCGTAGATCACACTTGCCTGGATGGTAGCACGGGGAATCATCGTCATTTTTTTCATCAGCCAGGTCGCGCAATCAGCAGGCCAGCCTCGAGATGTTGGACATTCGTCTCACTGGAGTGGATAAGCAACGCTGCAATGAAGCATCGGAACGCGGTGAGTGAATCTTCGACTTGGGCTTTGCGCCGAGCTGGGATGCATACGTATCGCGATATGGTATGGCGTTCGGAAGACAGCATCGCTCGAAATATTCATCAACGTATCCCCCCAAGTGTGGGAGGTATCAAGCGTGGTAGCTTTCCAATGAAAAAACCAGCCGGTTGCCCGACTGGTTTTTTCTTGCACGCTTCAGCAATCTATCATGCCATTAGTGTAAGACTTCAGGTGATGGTTATCCGGAGTCTACCGAACCATCTTGTTGCGATGATGAATGCAGGGTGCTGGCTGACCGCCACTAGCTCATGGCGGGATTACCCTTGTTCATTCAACACGGCGCCCGGGAAATGACGACGTAGCATACGGTTCTGGAACTCATCAATGAATGCACAGTTGATGATGATGATGAAGCGCTCAAAGTGCTGGCCAGCATTCTCCTGCGAAATTGAACTAACGCTGTGGAACAACTGATCATCGTGGATATGAAGGATCTCTCCCGGTGTCAGCTCCGTTGTGGATAGCAATTCACTTCCTGCCTTGTCTTGATAAAGCGTGTTGATGGCGCCGCTGACATTCTCCCGATTGAGCACCAGTATGCTTAGATATTTGCAGCCATCGGCATGAATGCCCTGTCCTTGAAGCGGATCGATGGTGCCATCTCCACGTACTCCCGTAATTTGCATCAAGATCGGTTCACGCGGACCAATGCCCCACATGTCAGTCCAGGCCTTCACAAAGGCGCGGACATCGTCACGTTCGGTGAACGACTCTTCCAGCGGTGCATAATATCTCAGGCGATCGGCCATGCTTGCAGCGTCGTTGAACCGCCCACCTTGGGCCATCGGGCATTCTCCGAGAGTCTCTACCTCATGCTGGTCGTTGAGGTGCAGCCAGGACATGCGCTTCCAGCGGGTGTTGACATAAGGGTCGCGCGGAAGATCTTTCAGGAAGCCCTGCCAGGCGTTCAGATCAATATGCGCCGAGATGGAAGACTTGCTCCAGTGTTGATGTTCCAGCTCCACATGGACTGCTTTTGGCCAGTACTGAGATGTCAGAGGCAGTGTTGTGCTATCCGCGGATTGTGTCGGATAGTGTTCCGCTAGGCTGCTCTGCTCCAGAGTCAGTTTGCGGGAAGAGTCGGCCAGCTGACGTACGCCACGATTTGCGATGTTCATGTAAAATTCCTCGACGTTATCTGCGCTTATGCGCTTGATTGAAGGCGTTGCATTAGCAACGTCGAGGAGAATGGAAAGATGCGCGCGACATAGTCAAACCCATACCTTGGCAGGAAGGCACTAATGTTGCGTAAGTATCATCAATATAGGTGCTGGTCTGTCGCTACGGCATGAATAATCTGATCGACTGGTATTATGTAAGCCATTAGCGCTATTCTTCAGCCTGTCACTAAGGTCAAGTTACTGTGTGTCTGTAAACTCGCCATGAGCAAGCGTTGAGTGCACGGAGACTGGAGGGGCATCAGACGCTGGGTTTACGCGTGGAAGACACATAGACTTGATCAAGGCAGCGGGAGCGTAGCCGCACGAGTGCAGAGTAAGCAGATGATGTGCCCCCAGCCGGTGTTCGGTGTGTAGGGTCAAGTGGGTAGTGGAGGTGTCCTTTATCATGGCAAAAGGGTTCCGTCAGGCTGGTAGTGCCGCCGGAATATTGCGCTCTAGTTCCGTTATTATTGTCGCGGTTATGTCACTAATGGCAGTGCTGGTGGCAGGGGAGGGCATGATCGGGCGCTGGATAACAGCGATGCTGATGGTGATTCTTGGCGCAACAGCGGGCATCATGCTAACTCGCAAGCGTCAGGTGTCACATCATCAGCACACGCAGGAGGCGGTCATGCAGACGAGTATGGTTGGCCCCTCGACCAGCAAGGGTCTTCCCGTCAGCGATCAGCGGTTTCGAGAGTTGTTGGAAAGTCTGCCGCGCGTTGCTGTCCAGGGGTACGACAGCCAGCGCCGCGTCATTTACTGGAACGAGGCGAGTGAGCGGCTATACGGTTTCAGCGAGCAGGAAGCTCGTGGACGATGTCTGGAATCTTTGCTGATTCCGGAAACGATGGCAGACGTCGTAGTGGATGCGCATCATGCATGGATGAGCAAGGGCGTCGAGATCCCTTCAAGTGAACTTGAGCTAAAGCACAAGTCAGGGGCTCCTGTGCCTGTGTTTTCTCACCATGTCATGCTGGGGGAGCGCACCGACAACCCGTTGATGTTCTGTATCGATATTGATTTGACGGGGGAGCGCAAGGTTCAGCGTGAGCTGGATTACATGACGCGCTTTGACCCGTTGACCGAGCTACCCAATCGTCAAACCTTTGAGAGTGAGCTTGAGCAGGTACTGAGCGATTGTCATCGCCACGGCGATACGCTGATGGTGCTATTTCTCGATATCGACCATTTTACCGAAATCAACGACACCCTGGGATACGAGATGGGTGACCGGGTGATTCGCAGTGTCGCGTCACGCTTGCAAGGCTTTCAGCGTGGTCAGGATCTTCTGTCGCGCTTTGGGGGGGATGAGTTTGTACTGGCGATGCCTCGCCTGGATTACGAAAGTGATGCATTGGCTGTGGTCGAGCGTATTCGCGAAGACTTCCAGCACCCCTTCACCATTGATGGGTGCGAGCTCTTGTTGCGTTTGAGCATTGGCATCAGCCTGTATCCCGAAAATGGCAGTGACGCGGGAGAGTTGCTACGCAATGCTGATGTCGCGAAACACCGCGCCAAGCAGGCGGGACGTGACGGCTATCAATTCTTCAATCAGGAAGTCCGCAATGAGATGCTGCATCAGCACCATCTGGCTGGGCGGCTTCAGGCGTTGTTGAATCAGGATGGCGGCGGAGAACTCTCTTTGCACTATCAGCCTCAGGTCGCCGCACGCAGCGAGCGGATCGAGTCCTTCGAGGCACTGATGCGTTGGCATGCGCCGGAAGGCTATATCCCGCCCTCGGACTTTATCAAGGTGGCAGAGCGTACCAATCTCATTGAGCGTCTGGGAGACTGGGTTATTCGTCAGGCGTGCCATCAGCAGGCGGAATGGCATGCATTGGGGCTTAAAGGCTACCGGATCGACATCAATATTTCGGGACGACAGGCGACCAGCTCTGACGTTTTCCAGCGTCTCGAGGACTGTGTCGCGGAATACGGCTTAACGCCACGCGATATCGGGATAGAGCTGACCGAGAACGTCTTGCTCGAAGCAGACGTCAAGGTGCGTGATAGTTTGCGCGCCCTGCATGATCGTGGTTACAAGATCGCGATTGATGACTTCGGGACAGGGTACTCCTCGATGAGCTATCTCAAGATGCTGCCGGTCACGGCACTCAAGATTGATCGCTCATTCGTGACGGAGTGCGCTCACGAACCGAAGGATCGCGCGATCATGGAGGCGACCATCTTCCTGGGCCATCGACTGGGGCTGGAAGTGGTAGCTGAGGGAGTAGAGAACATTCAGCAGCTAGAGCTATTGCGTGAGATGCGGTGTGATCTCATTCAGGGCTATTACTTTTATAAGCCGATGGCGGCGGCAGATATTCAGCGCTTGCTCCTGGGAGGCAATAACCCGCAAAGTCACCGTATAAGTGCTGGGCCAGGCGAAAATGGTGCCGCAGCACCGGGGTGCCATTGAAGCAACGTTGGCTCGTTGCCGTAGTAGCATGGGACTGTTGCTATTAATGTGCTTTTTTGTTCGCGCGCTAAAAGATATGATGCTGACAGTTGAAGCGGGATGGGCTGCCAATTTCATCGAGTGATGAGCAGCAGTCTGTTACGGAGTTGTCGAGTCGAGCAGAGTACGGCTCCTCGACAACTCCTGCCGAGGGTGGCTGCGTCGTTCAATGCGCAGAGTTGTTCGCCCACCCTCGCTTCCGACCTGCTTGGCAGGTTGCGATGGTTCCTTGAGCGGATTTAACGATCTTTCTGGCAATATCCTCTGGATATGATGGCCGGTCAGGCCAGTCCTTGTGACTGGCCTTTTTTATGTGTGTCAGTTGAGTTTCCTTACCGCTCTCTTCTGCCGCGTGGCGTCTTCGGTAGCCCTTCTGGCGGAAAGGCTACCGTGGGTCTACTGGCCAGCCTGTGGAGTCGCTGCCAGCGCTTGTGCCAGCCATTCTGCCAACGCATCGGCATACGGATGACGGCCACGAGAACGACCTGCTTCGGGCAGTGTCAGGGTTAGACATGCTTGTGTCTCGACAAACCCCCATGGCGCTATCAGGCGTTTGCTACGCAAGTCTTCCTCCACGAGATAGTCCGGTGCGATGCCCACCCCAAGTCCAGCCAGTGTCGCTTCCAGCAGATAGTTGAGATGCTCAAACCCTTGCGCATAGTGCAATTGGTCACTAGGCAGGGATTGCCGAGCGCACCAGTCTGGCCATGCTTGAGAACGTGAATGGGTATGTAGCAACGGCAGGTCTAGCAGTATCGCGGACGAAGGAGGCTGCGCATCATTGGAAAGCCATGTGGTATCAGGCCGTAGTACAGGACCGATGCGCTCTGTGCCTAGCACTCGTGTCTCTTGATGCTCTGACTCCTGGAAAGGAGGCATCTGAAAGCGCAGTACCCCATCGATACCCGGTCGTAGGGTGTCGGCTTCATCGCTGGCAGTGAGAT is part of the Cobetia sp. L2A1 genome and harbors:
- the purF gene encoding amidophosphoribosyltransferase, translating into MCGIVGLMANASVNQALYDALTVLQHRGQDAAGMMTWHEGRFLLRKSNGLVRDVFRTRHMQRLKGNMGIGHVRYPTAGSSSEAESQPFYVNSPYGITLAHNGNLTNSDQLKQELFSSDLRHINTSSDSEVLLNVFAHELGKQGMRLGAGDVFDAVRRVHRRCKGGYAAVSIINGTGLVAFRDPHGIRPACFGKREAPEGVEYMIASESVALDVAGFELIRDIAPGEAVFIDMERQLHTLQCADDAVLKPCIFEHVYLARPDSLLDGAYVYGTRMRMGEKLADKIVREWPEQDIDVVIPIPDTSRTSALELAQHLGVTYREGFMKNRYIGRTFIMPGQTLRKKSVRQKLNAIDIEFAGKNVLLVDDSIVRGTTCNEIIQMAREAGAKNVYFASAAPAVRYPNVYGIDMPAAEELIAHDRTEKEIADLIGADRLFYQDLEDLKDACREVNPVLDEFDCSVFDGIYVTGDIDEAYLSDLRASRNDGAKHAGETHAVVDLHNDSEDLD
- a CDS encoding O-succinylhomoserine sulfhydrylase, which encodes MHEDNLSRADLSRDELGLETLAIRAGHLRGAEQEHGEPIYTTSSFVYGSAAEAAAKFGGDEAGNIYSRFTNPTVRFFEERLAAMEGGERCVATSSGMAAIMSTVLALLESGDEIVASRSIFGSSVSLFTKYFGKLGITTHFVELGDLDAWRAAITPATKLLFAETPSNPLSEIGDIAALAEIAHEHNAWLAIDNCFCTPALQRPLTLGADIVIHSATKYLDGQGRTLGGAVVGSHALMEEVFGVVRTCGPCLSPFNAWVFLKGLETLNIRMQAHCARALELAHWLEAHPAVERVHYSGLESHPQHELAKVQQKAFGAVLGVVIKGGREGAWSVVDATRILSITGNLGDVKTTITHPATTTHGRLSDEQKAAAGIVEGMIRIAVGLEDLDDIKRDLARGLDRLAG
- a CDS encoding cytochrome b; the protein is MWRNSRRGWGWPVIAMHWLSALAIFGLFALGWWMTSLGYYDTWYKLGPWWHKSVGISLFALTVLRLVWRHLQITPQAHGNRTEQRAAFVGHVLLYVLLLVVMASGYLISTADGRGISVFDLFEVPALVTGLKDQATLAGDVHWYASCGLVILSLGHAAAAFKHHLLDGQDTLRRMIRPLR
- a CDS encoding YceI family protein, giving the protein MNKTSFLGQSLIAGVMAASLPLVAGQAQASEYALDTEGQHAFIQFKVSHLGYSYILGEFKDFSGHFNYDEGKPEASSVNVEVDVDSLDSAHAERDKHLKSADFLDVSQYPTATFSSTGFETTGDGAGKLTGDLTLHGKTQPVTIDVDHIGGGEDPWGGYRQGFEGTTTLKLADYGIDTSKLGPTAATVDMYMVFEGIRQ
- a CDS encoding LysE family translocator — protein: MTFETGLTFFIAIFIFGITPGPGILALLARGISQGGNACVPMAVGMSLSDVCYMLAAVFGLSALATHWGELFTVIRILGAAYLCYLGYTLWTSPPVLDETQVPSVRGDWWRGFIQGFLISASNPKVILFYIAFLPTFMDITQLNGSDIVIAAALNLSALLVGVLPIGYIARRIRRYLRSPQAVRRLNRGAGSLMIGAGSYLALRG
- a CDS encoding 2OG-Fe dioxygenase family protein gives rise to the protein MNIANRGVRQLADSSRKLTLEQSSLAEHYPTQSADSTTLPLTSQYWPKAVHVELEHQHWSKSSISAHIDLNAWQGFLKDLPRDPYVNTRWKRMSWLHLNDQHEVETLGECPMAQGGRFNDAASMADRLRYYAPLEESFTERDDVRAFVKAWTDMWGIGPREPILMQITGVRGDGTIDPLQGQGIHADGCKYLSILVLNRENVSGAINTLYQDKAGSELLSTTELTPGEILHIHDDQLFHSVSSISQENAGQHFERFIIIINCAFIDEFQNRMLRRHFPGAVLNEQG
- a CDS encoding putative bifunctional diguanylate cyclase/phosphodiesterase codes for the protein MAKGFRQAGSAAGILRSSSVIIVAVMSLMAVLVAGEGMIGRWITAMLMVILGATAGIMLTRKRQVSHHQHTQEAVMQTSMVGPSTSKGLPVSDQRFRELLESLPRVAVQGYDSQRRVIYWNEASERLYGFSEQEARGRCLESLLIPETMADVVVDAHHAWMSKGVEIPSSELELKHKSGAPVPVFSHHVMLGERTDNPLMFCIDIDLTGERKVQRELDYMTRFDPLTELPNRQTFESELEQVLSDCHRHGDTLMVLFLDIDHFTEINDTLGYEMGDRVIRSVASRLQGFQRGQDLLSRFGGDEFVLAMPRLDYESDALAVVERIREDFQHPFTIDGCELLLRLSIGISLYPENGSDAGELLRNADVAKHRAKQAGRDGYQFFNQEVRNEMLHQHHLAGRLQALLNQDGGGELSLHYQPQVAARSERIESFEALMRWHAPEGYIPPSDFIKVAERTNLIERLGDWVIRQACHQQAEWHALGLKGYRIDINISGRQATSSDVFQRLEDCVAEYGLTPRDIGIELTENVLLEADVKVRDSLRALHDRGYKIAIDDFGTGYSSMSYLKMLPVTALKIDRSFVTECAHEPKDRAIMEATIFLGHRLGLEVVAEGVENIQQLELLREMRCDLIQGYYFYKPMAAADIQRLLLGGNNPQSHRISAGPGENGAAAPGCH
- a CDS encoding LysR family transcriptional regulator, with protein sequence MAHTTPPLSDGTPLATSSSREANLPALPSLNALRAFDAAARFESASRAAEALHVTHGAVSRQVRQLEETLGTRLFERAGRGLHLTQAGHELATATRHHLGGLARVCSELTRRDARAPFVLSCPGSFLARWCIPRLGALKQALPELELHLTASDEADTLRPGIDGVLRFQMPPFQESEHQETRVLGTERIGPVLRPDTTWLSNDAQPPSSAILLDLPLLHTHSRSQAWPDWCARQSLPSDQLHYAQGFEHLNYLLEATLAGLGVGIAPDYLVEEDLRSKRLIAPWGFVETQACLTLTLPEAGRSRGRHPYADALAEWLAQALAATPQAGQ